Proteins found in one Bacteroidales bacterium WCE2008 genomic segment:
- a CDS encoding TonB-linked outer membrane protein, SusC/RagA family — MGKTICKITALSALMALTLSGTAIGAPSSGRISTPAEQSNAITVRGKVVDSKGEPMPGASVMIVGTSKGVITSADGTFEIEALAGASLQVEFIGFVTQTVSASPAFMNIVLVEDTEFLDEVVVVGYGVQKKKLVTGSTINIDGDLIKKQNTTNAMGSLYSSVPGVSIIQENGQPWSDYSVVIRGLNTVGSSSPLYVIDGIVGGSLSSLNPADIESIDILKDAASAAIYGARAAAGVVLVTTRQGKAGRVSINYDAYYGIQKPHFNGVSAVGASEYMELVDAAFRSNGALAEGAHYYDLETLMPVQYAKMKAGTWDGTNWLKEMVNKNAPTYNQAISINGGSDIARFSFGFSNSGTEGTLGHPQPTYYKRTTVRMNSEISLLRDRLGKDILKFGENATFSIYDSRGVSTGNIYDNTIHKALVYTPFLPAYDDDGSYYTYQDQLRDGWNASDGAYNLIEQASYGKREGRRYRLQSNLYLEYIPHQDWKVRAVYGYRYYNSATRKYTPAYQLAGTEINEFDKVEQEMGVSNAQSLDATVSWGHTYGDHHIDALFGGSIESTRWGMDVGAWKKKTKRGIWEGANISNTESDINPEMVDLWGGNTVPCNDIASLFARANYNYKETYLLTAIVRRDGSKNFKTGHRQGIFPSLSAGWIMTNEPWMAPARNWLDMLKVRASWGQNGNCDIDNFQYLATVSLNAPYDFTADGSSISTGAYPDRIPNALLTWETSEQTDLGVDARMFGDRLGVILDLYRKDTKDWLVLPPQLDSYGTGSSDINGGSVRNEGIEIGFTWNDRKGDFNYSIGLNASYNKNKVLYINNEDGILHGDVNVIAQNISAYNTYEAKPGMPIGYFCGIASEGIFQNQAQIDKYRDAGYAFVDGYDVAQPGDVIWIDQNGDGVYDVHDVVKIGDPHPDWNVGLNLNFEWKGFDLSVSGSGAFGQQILQSYRNFAGSDLENYTNVFVNKLWTGEGSTNSFPRFSYGKNNNFYINAYVGDIWVQNGDYFKIRNITFGYDFKKLFKAIPFSSLRLYFTGQNLITFTGYDGMDPEIGYGHGDAWTSGIDIGYYPSPKVYMAGVSIKF; from the coding sequence ATGGGAAAAACTATCTGTAAAATCACCGCTCTGTCAGCTCTGATGGCGTTGACGCTATCCGGAACTGCAATCGGTGCTCCCTCGTCAGGGAGAATCTCTACCCCCGCAGAGCAGAGCAACGCCATTACCGTGAGAGGTAAGGTCGTGGACTCAAAAGGCGAACCAATGCCAGGTGCCAGCGTAATGATCGTAGGAACGTCAAAAGGCGTCATCACTTCGGCAGACGGAACTTTCGAAATTGAAGCTCTTGCCGGCGCATCTCTCCAAGTCGAGTTCATCGGCTTCGTAACACAGACCGTATCCGCTAGTCCGGCCTTCATGAACATCGTCCTCGTCGAAGATACCGAATTCCTCGACGAAGTCGTAGTTGTCGGCTACGGAGTCCAGAAAAAGAAACTTGTGACGGGTTCGACTATAAACATCGACGGAGACCTGATCAAGAAACAGAACACTACCAACGCCATGGGATCCCTCTATAGCTCAGTCCCCGGAGTCTCGATCATTCAGGAGAACGGCCAGCCATGGTCTGATTACAGTGTCGTCATCCGCGGTCTGAATACCGTCGGAAGTTCGTCGCCTCTCTATGTCATAGACGGAATAGTCGGAGGATCCCTCAGCAGCCTCAACCCTGCTGACATCGAGTCCATCGACATACTGAAGGATGCGGCTTCAGCAGCGATCTACGGAGCCCGCGCGGCTGCAGGCGTCGTTCTGGTCACTACCCGCCAGGGTAAGGCCGGTCGCGTGAGCATAAACTATGATGCCTATTATGGCATACAGAAGCCTCATTTCAACGGAGTCTCCGCAGTGGGCGCGTCCGAGTACATGGAACTCGTAGATGCAGCCTTCCGTTCTAACGGAGCTCTCGCCGAGGGCGCGCATTACTATGACCTCGAGACCCTCATGCCGGTCCAGTATGCCAAGATGAAGGCCGGTACATGGGACGGTACCAACTGGCTCAAGGAGATGGTCAACAAGAATGCGCCTACCTACAACCAGGCTATTTCCATAAATGGAGGAAGTGACATCGCCAGATTCTCGTTCGGATTCTCCAATTCCGGGACCGAAGGAACTCTCGGCCATCCTCAGCCTACATATTACAAGAGAACGACCGTCCGCATGAACTCGGAAATCTCCCTTCTCCGCGACAGGCTGGGAAAGGATATCCTCAAGTTCGGAGAGAATGCAACCTTCTCCATCTATGATTCCAGGGGAGTCAGCACAGGAAACATCTACGACAACACCATCCACAAGGCGTTGGTCTATACTCCGTTCCTTCCTGCATATGACGATGACGGATCATACTATACTTACCAGGACCAGCTGAGAGACGGATGGAACGCCAGCGACGGAGCGTACAACCTTATCGAGCAGGCCTCCTACGGAAAAAGGGAAGGCCGCAGGTATCGCCTCCAGTCAAACTTATACCTTGAGTATATCCCTCATCAGGACTGGAAGGTCCGAGCAGTCTATGGCTACCGCTATTACAACAGCGCTACCCGTAAATACACCCCTGCATACCAGCTTGCCGGAACCGAAATCAACGAGTTCGACAAGGTAGAGCAGGAAATGGGAGTCAGCAACGCCCAGTCTCTTGACGCTACGGTTTCATGGGGACATACCTACGGCGACCACCATATAGACGCCCTTTTCGGAGGTTCCATCGAATCGACCAGATGGGGAATGGATGTCGGAGCGTGGAAGAAAAAGACCAAGCGAGGCATATGGGAAGGCGCGAATATTTCCAACACCGAAAGCGACATCAATCCTGAGATGGTGGATCTCTGGGGCGGGAACACTGTCCCTTGCAACGACATTGCATCTTTGTTTGCCAGGGCAAACTACAACTATAAGGAGACCTACTTGCTTACCGCCATTGTAAGACGAGATGGCTCAAAGAACTTTAAAACAGGCCATCGTCAGGGTATATTCCCTTCATTATCAGCAGGCTGGATAATGACCAATGAACCTTGGATGGCTCCTGCCAGGAACTGGCTCGACATGCTAAAGGTCAGAGCCAGCTGGGGCCAGAACGGTAACTGCGACATCGACAACTTCCAGTATCTTGCCACCGTGTCCCTCAATGCTCCTTATGACTTTACCGCTGACGGATCTTCGATCAGCACTGGAGCATATCCTGACAGAATCCCGAATGCGTTACTCACATGGGAGACCTCTGAACAGACAGATCTCGGTGTTGATGCAAGGATGTTCGGCGACCGCCTCGGAGTCATCCTCGACCTTTATCGCAAGGATACCAAAGACTGGCTTGTGTTGCCGCCTCAGCTTGACTCATATGGTACAGGATCTTCCGATATCAACGGCGGCTCAGTGCGCAACGAAGGTATCGAGATCGGATTTACCTGGAACGACCGCAAAGGCGATTTCAACTACAGCATAGGCCTGAACGCTTCGTACAACAAGAACAAGGTGCTCTACATCAACAATGAGGACGGCATCCTCCATGGCGACGTCAACGTAATTGCCCAGAACATCAGCGCATACAACACCTATGAGGCCAAGCCGGGAATGCCTATCGGATACTTCTGCGGTATCGCCAGCGAAGGTATCTTCCAGAACCAGGCCCAGATCGACAAGTACAGGGATGCAGGATATGCATTCGTGGACGGTTATGACGTAGCCCAGCCGGGAGACGTGATCTGGATCGACCAGAACGGCGACGGCGTGTACGATGTCCACGACGTAGTCAAGATCGGCGACCCTCATCCGGACTGGAACGTAGGCCTCAACCTCAACTTCGAGTGGAAGGGCTTCGACCTCTCAGTCTCTGGATCCGGCGCATTCGGCCAACAGATACTGCAGAGCTACCGCAACTTCGCGGGCTCCGACCTCGAGAACTATACCAACGTATTCGTCAACAAGCTCTGGACCGGAGAGGGCAGCACCAACTCCTTCCCTCGTTTCAGCTACGGCAAGAACAACAACTTCTACATCAACGCATACGTAGGTGACATCTGGGTCCAGAACGGCGACTATTTCAAGATCCGCAACATCACTTTCGGATATGATTTCAAGAAGCTCTTCAAGGCCATTCCTTTCTCTTCTCTCAGACTTTACTTCACCGGACAGAATCTGATCACCTTCACGGGATACGACGGCATGGATCCTGAAATCGGCTATGGCCACGGTGATGCATGGACGTCAGGTATCGATATCGGCTACTACCCAAGCCCTAAGGTTTACATGGCCGGTGTCAGCATTAAATTCTAA
- a CDS encoding Outer membrane protein beta-barrel domain-containing protein yields MKLFYKVLVLAVSAFALSQTASAQVYIGGSLSMASYRQDKVENEKTTCSKLLSFAPEVGYLYKDNWAFGGRFSIAYATEDNYSGYSVESSEKTSAFSLVPYAAYKALTFGNFSVWTEGSLRIVPSQKYTDGVIGISIAPVLSYELGEHFILRTGLNFAGLSLARNFDRGITTFRLFAGGEGILKVGDITIGAVYRF; encoded by the coding sequence ATGAAACTATTTTACAAAGTATTAGTTCTTGCCGTATCAGCGTTCGCGCTCTCGCAGACAGCTTCCGCCCAGGTTTATATTGGAGGTTCCCTTTCGATGGCCAGCTACAGACAGGACAAAGTGGAAAACGAGAAAACAACTTGCAGTAAGTTGCTTTCCTTTGCTCCTGAAGTGGGTTATTTGTACAAGGATAACTGGGCATTTGGTGGCCGTTTCTCTATTGCGTATGCCACTGAAGATAATTATTCAGGTTATTCTGTGGAATCTTCAGAGAAAACATCTGCATTTTCTCTTGTCCCTTATGCCGCATACAAGGCTCTGACATTCGGAAATTTTTCCGTATGGACTGAAGGATCGCTTCGCATTGTCCCTTCGCAGAAGTATACTGATGGAGTCATAGGTATTTCTATAGCTCCTGTACTTTCCTATGAATTGGGAGAACACTTCATCCTAAGGACAGGATTGAACTTCGCCGGACTCTCTCTTGCGCGCAACTTTGACAGGGGGATTACGACTTTTCGTCTTTTTGCTGGCGGAGAAGGTATCCTCAAAGTTGGAGACATCACCATCGGAGCAGTATATCGCTTCTAA
- a CDS encoding antitoxin ParD1/3/4 translates to MKTTTVALGAHFDAFIQTSIHGGRYTNASEVIRAGLRRLEEDEQKIAALRAAIEEGEASGYVEDFGFESHLEELKAKRKNNG, encoded by the coding sequence ATGAAAACGACAACTGTTGCATTAGGAGCTCATTTTGACGCCTTTATCCAAACTAGCATTCATGGCGGTCGCTACACGAACGCCAGCGAGGTAATTCGTGCCGGGCTCAGGAGGCTGGAAGAAGATGAGCAGAAGATAGCAGCTCTCCGTGCTGCCATTGAGGAAGGTGAAGCAAGCGGGTATGTCGAAGACTTTGGCTTCGAATCCCACTTGGAGGAGTTGAAGGCAAAACGGAAGAACAATGGCTAA
- a CDS encoding toxin ParE1/3/4, whose translation MAKIRLSRKAIADLDGIWDYTVETWSEDQAIVYYRQIYTAILGLNQLPVFLERSYDVVKPGLLGYKIGHHIIFYKKGKKGSISVDRILHEKMDYQRHL comes from the coding sequence ATGGCTAAGATCAGATTATCCAGAAAGGCCATTGCCGATTTGGACGGCATATGGGACTATACCGTTGAAACTTGGTCAGAAGATCAGGCGATTGTCTATTATCGTCAAATATATACCGCAATCTTAGGTTTGAATCAATTGCCTGTCTTTCTTGAAAGGTCATATGACGTCGTAAAGCCAGGGCTATTGGGCTATAAGATAGGACATCACATTATCTTCTACAAAAAGGGCAAAAAGGGTTCCATTAGCGTAGATCGTATTCTTCACGAGAAAATGGACTATCAACGACATCTATAA
- a CDS encoding prevent-host-death family protein translates to MTVVSIRDFRANQSKYLGLAAGGESVILTSRAGSFKIVPVTEDDSLVSKKEFLARVDEARKSIAEGKGTSVSSKEELDSLLASL, encoded by the coding sequence ATGACTGTTGTTAGCATACGAGATTTCAGGGCAAACCAGAGCAAGTATCTTGGTTTGGCTGCCGGTGGGGAGAGCGTTATCCTTACGTCCCGCGCGGGTAGTTTCAAGATTGTACCCGTAACAGAGGACGATAGCCTTGTTAGCAAGAAGGAGTTCCTTGCCCGCGTTGATGAGGCGCGAAAGAGCATTGCAGAAGGTAAAGGTACTTCGGTATCAAGTAAGGAGGAGTTGGATTCTTTGTTGGCAAGTCTGTAG
- a CDS encoding comF family protein, with amino-acid sequence MLFRDIINEIKAIAIAVADFFMPRRCLVCGRRLAVSERHLCAACESDIPYTYFWMLGRNQMADKLNAMVQRRFEAEGHEGERWPYEYAAALFFYSSDAGYRKIPQALKYHADFPAGRRYSRRLGERLAGSSLFSDVDMVIPVPLHWSRRWRRGYNQAEVIAREIAAALGCPVRTDLLSRPGRTRTQTRMSVEAKGRNVAHAFRCRPFGGVRHVLLVDDVYTTGATLNACHAAVRVALASAGISPSECRVSVATLAYVGRP; translated from the coding sequence ATGTTATTCAGAGACATCATAAATGAAATCAAGGCCATCGCAATCGCGGTGGCCGATTTTTTTATGCCCCGCAGGTGTCTGGTCTGCGGGCGCAGGCTTGCGGTTTCGGAGAGGCATCTCTGCGCCGCCTGCGAGTCTGATATCCCTTATACATATTTCTGGATGCTGGGACGCAACCAGATGGCGGACAAGCTGAATGCCATGGTCCAGCGCCGGTTCGAGGCTGAGGGTCATGAAGGGGAAAGATGGCCGTATGAGTATGCTGCCGCCTTGTTTTTCTACAGCTCGGATGCGGGCTACCGGAAGATTCCGCAGGCGCTTAAATACCATGCCGACTTCCCGGCCGGGAGGCGCTATTCGCGTCGTCTGGGGGAGAGACTGGCCGGGTCGTCGTTGTTTTCTGACGTGGACATGGTCATTCCCGTTCCTCTGCACTGGTCTCGCCGGTGGCGGCGCGGATACAATCAGGCGGAGGTGATTGCCCGTGAGATTGCGGCCGCCCTCGGGTGCCCTGTGAGGACTGACCTGCTGTCCAGGCCGGGACGTACCAGGACTCAGACGAGGATGTCGGTCGAGGCGAAGGGGCGGAATGTGGCCCATGCCTTCCGGTGCCGTCCTTTCGGCGGGGTGCGCCATGTGCTGCTGGTGGATGATGTCTATACTACAGGCGCGACTCTGAACGCCTGTCATGCCGCGGTCCGTGTGGCCCTTGCTTCGGCGGGAATTTCTCCGTCGGAGTGCCGCGTAAGTGTCGCCACGCTTGCCTACGTCGGCCGTCCTTGA
- a CDS encoding 3-oxoacyl-[acyl-carrier-protein] reductase, protein MGLLEGKVALITGAARGIGKAIALKFAAEGADVAITDLVINEDAQKTVAEIEAFGHKVKAYASNAANFEETHAVVDQIVADFGKVDILVNNAGITKDGLMLKMTEGQWDAVIAVNLKSAFNFIHALTPVMMRQKGGSIINMSSVVGVHGNASQCNYAASKAGLIALAKSISQEMGRRGIRANAIAPGFIDTPMTQALPEEIRKEWIEKIPLRRGGTVEDIANVATFLACDLSSYVSGQVIQVDGGMNM, encoded by the coding sequence ATGGGACTTTTAGAAGGAAAGGTCGCCCTGATTACGGGCGCCGCCAGAGGAATTGGCAAGGCAATCGCCTTGAAATTCGCAGCCGAGGGCGCTGACGTAGCTATCACCGACCTCGTGATCAACGAAGATGCTCAGAAGACTGTTGCCGAGATCGAGGCTTTCGGTCACAAGGTCAAGGCTTACGCTTCAAACGCAGCCAATTTCGAAGAGACTCACGCTGTTGTGGATCAGATCGTTGCTGATTTCGGCAAGGTTGACATCCTCGTAAACAACGCAGGTATAACCAAGGATGGTCTTATGCTTAAGATGACAGAGGGCCAGTGGGATGCCGTGATCGCAGTCAACCTCAAGTCTGCTTTCAACTTCATCCATGCTCTTACTCCTGTCATGATGCGCCAGAAAGGCGGAAGCATTATCAATATGTCTTCAGTTGTCGGTGTACATGGAAACGCTTCACAGTGCAACTATGCAGCTTCCAAGGCCGGCCTGATCGCTCTTGCTAAGAGCATCAGCCAGGAGATGGGCCGCAGGGGCATCCGTGCCAATGCGATCGCTCCGGGCTTCATCGACACCCCTATGACCCAGGCTCTTCCTGAGGAGATCCGCAAGGAGTGGATCGAGAAGATTCCTCTCCGTCGCGGCGGTACCGTCGAGGATATCGCAAATGTCGCAACCTTCCTCGCCTGCGACCTGTCTTCTTATGTGAGCGGCCAGGTTATCCAGGTAGATGGCGGTATGAATATGTAA
- a CDS encoding adenosylhomocysteinase, whose protein sequence is MASEIRNTALWESGELKIEWVRRHMPLLDGLQKEFTLNKPFKGLKIALSVHLEAKTAHLCEVLASGGAEMYITGSNPLSTQDDIAAALVHEGLNVFAVHGATPEEYESGIRRVIEIGPDIIIDDGGDLVNMIHSEFPQLIPNVIGGCEETTTGILRLQNLNREKALKFPMMLVNDAACKHFFDNRYGTGQSVWDGINRTTNLIVAGKTVVVAGYGWCGKGVAMRAKGLGAKVIITEVDPIKAMEAVMDGFNVMTMKQAAAEGDIFVTVTGCDDVITTEHFPLMKDGAILCNAGHFDCEVAVAKLREYAVSEAPARNNIMGYKLPDGRTVYVIAEGRLVNLAAGDGHPAEIMDMSFAIQALSAKYLADHRDTICREPGKMLNNVPAEIDREVADRKLKDWGIEIDVLTPEQHKYLYGE, encoded by the coding sequence ATGGCTTCAGAAATCAGAAATACCGCTCTCTGGGAGTCCGGGGAGCTGAAAATCGAATGGGTCCGCAGGCACATGCCCCTTCTCGACGGACTCCAGAAAGAATTCACCCTCAACAAACCATTCAAAGGTCTCAAAATAGCGCTCTCGGTACACCTTGAGGCCAAGACCGCACATCTCTGCGAAGTCCTTGCCAGCGGCGGGGCCGAGATGTACATAACCGGCAGCAATCCCCTCAGCACGCAGGACGACATCGCCGCCGCCCTCGTCCATGAAGGCCTCAACGTCTTCGCCGTCCACGGCGCTACCCCGGAAGAGTACGAAAGCGGCATCCGCAGGGTCATCGAAATCGGACCTGACATCATAATCGACGACGGAGGTGATCTTGTCAACATGATCCACAGCGAGTTCCCGCAGCTCATCCCTAACGTCATCGGAGGCTGCGAAGAGACCACCACCGGCATCCTCCGCCTGCAGAACCTCAACCGCGAGAAAGCCCTGAAGTTCCCGATGATGCTGGTCAATGACGCCGCCTGCAAGCACTTCTTCGACAACCGCTACGGCACAGGCCAGTCCGTCTGGGACGGAATCAACCGCACGACCAACCTGATCGTCGCCGGCAAGACCGTCGTAGTCGCAGGCTACGGCTGGTGCGGCAAAGGCGTCGCCATGAGGGCCAAAGGACTCGGCGCCAAAGTCATAATCACCGAAGTCGACCCAATCAAGGCCATGGAGGCCGTAATGGACGGTTTCAATGTCATGACCATGAAACAGGCAGCGGCTGAAGGCGACATCTTCGTCACCGTAACAGGCTGCGACGACGTCATAACGACAGAGCACTTCCCGCTCATGAAAGACGGCGCCATCCTCTGCAATGCAGGCCACTTCGACTGCGAAGTAGCTGTCGCAAAACTGAGAGAATATGCCGTCAGCGAAGCCCCTGCCCGCAACAACATAATGGGCTATAAACTCCCGGACGGCCGCACGGTATATGTGATCGCGGAAGGCCGCCTCGTCAACCTCGCCGCCGGCGACGGACACCCGGCCGAGATCATGGACATGTCCTTCGCGATCCAGGCCCTCAGCGCCAAGTATCTGGCCGACCACCGCGACACCATCTGCCGCGAGCCCGGCAAGATGCTGAACAACGTCCCTGCCGAGATCGACCGCGAAGTAGCTGACAGAAAACTCAAGGACTGGGGCATCGAAATCGATGTCCTCACTCCGGAACAGCATAAGTACCTATACGGAGAATAG
- a CDS encoding sodium/proton antiporter, NhaA family, which produces MRLIPIYAWNKSIYNFNQRNRRFVKQPWAQGVILLACVVIAMLLANLPATKHIYHSILETSLSINVAPPEGGGFVFPTGMTVEKFINDILMVIFFFTVGLEIKREVAYGELSTPKKAIMPIIAAFGGVVMPAVIYTLVNNGTAASSGWGIPTATDIAFAVGILSILGDKVPVSLKVFLTALAIADDLIAILVVAIFYGGSINLELLGIALLLIVLILIMNKLGEKRAWYYFIPAIAVWVLFYYSGIHATMSGVVMAFLIPSKPRYTKEYYFNKRDYYRHKLVELDVIHDESGWPNGPQRHVLRTLSRTSKNCIGLSDRLEHNLGKWVNFLIMPIFALANAGVEIPDVSYFNVFQFSPELGGVSMGIFLGLLIGKPLGITLASWIAVKTKVGAMPEKGTWKMLFAVACLGGIGFTMSIFVDTLSFGEQTPEITAQLRDMGKVAVLMGSLFAGLLGSTLINIVHGIEKK; this is translated from the coding sequence ATGAGACTAATCCCTATCTACGCCTGGAACAAAAGCATTTACAACTTCAACCAGCGGAACCGCAGATTCGTAAAGCAGCCGTGGGCCCAGGGCGTGATTCTTCTCGCCTGTGTAGTGATAGCCATGCTCCTTGCCAATCTGCCTGCCACAAAACACATCTACCACAGCATTCTCGAGACCAGTCTGTCCATCAACGTCGCGCCACCTGAGGGAGGCGGCTTCGTCTTCCCGACCGGAATGACCGTGGAGAAATTCATCAACGACATACTGATGGTGATATTCTTCTTCACCGTCGGTCTCGAAATCAAGCGCGAAGTAGCCTACGGCGAACTCAGCACCCCGAAGAAAGCGATAATGCCGATCATCGCCGCCTTTGGCGGAGTCGTCATGCCGGCCGTAATCTACACCCTCGTCAACAACGGCACGGCTGCTTCCAGCGGCTGGGGCATACCTACCGCGACCGATATCGCCTTCGCCGTCGGAATACTCTCGATACTGGGAGACAAAGTCCCTGTATCGCTGAAGGTCTTCCTGACAGCCCTGGCCATCGCCGACGACCTTATTGCCATACTCGTCGTCGCCATCTTCTACGGCGGCAGCATCAACCTCGAGCTTCTCGGAATCGCCCTGCTTCTGATCGTTCTGATTCTGATCATGAACAAGCTGGGAGAAAAACGCGCCTGGTACTACTTCATCCCGGCGATCGCGGTCTGGGTCCTCTTCTACTACTCCGGCATACATGCTACCATGTCGGGCGTAGTCATGGCCTTCCTGATACCTTCCAAGCCGAGATACACCAAAGAATACTATTTCAACAAGCGCGACTACTACCGTCATAAACTCGTCGAGCTGGACGTCATCCATGACGAAAGCGGCTGGCCGAACGGGCCGCAGAGACATGTGCTCCGCACCCTCAGCCGCACCTCGAAGAACTGCATCGGCCTCAGCGACCGCCTGGAGCATAATCTCGGCAAATGGGTCAACTTCCTGATCATGCCGATCTTCGCCCTTGCCAACGCCGGTGTGGAGATTCCGGATGTCTCCTACTTCAACGTATTCCAGTTCTCTCCAGAGCTCGGAGGCGTCAGCATGGGTATATTCCTCGGCCTCCTTATCGGAAAACCTCTCGGAATCACCCTGGCCAGCTGGATCGCAGTCAAGACAAAAGTCGGAGCCATGCCGGAGAAGGGCACATGGAAGATGCTCTTCGCAGTGGCCTGCCTCGGCGGTATAGGCTTCACCATGTCCATATTCGTGGACACCCTGTCCTTCGGAGAACAGACCCCTGAAATCACCGCCCAGCTGCGCGATATGGGCAAAGTTGCCGTATTGATGGGCTCGTTATTTGCAGGATTGCTCGGCAGCACGCTTATAAACATCGTGCATGGAATAGAGAAAAAATAA
- a CDS encoding Xaa-Pro aminopeptidase, which yields MFAKEVYVRRRKTLLDKLVAEGCKGIVLFIGNVEAPAQYKDNCYKWRQDSSWLYYFGLDDPRFAATIDIESGKETIYADDVEIGDIIWMGPQPTVKSKAESVGVAASAPYMDVCKAVEKAVSAGRKVHFLPPSRYYNTMMLKSLVGETGASEQLIKAVISMRLIKEPCEIEQLDDAGALGQEMHTIARDGIVPGIIEQEIVGKMEGVTLSKGWGVSFPTILTQHGETLHNHLHDKVIEPGKLMVIDAGAENNMHYASDYTRTYPTSGKFTTKQREVYQIVCDVNNYAFSLTRPGITYREVHLAAAKKMLEGLSALGLVKGDLDEMTAAGVCGLFQPHGLGHNMGMDVHDMEDLGENLVGYDPDQKRSSQLGLGSLRMARRLKPGHVITDEPGIYFIPALIEQWKKEGTNSQFVNFKALESYYDFGGIRLEDDVLVTEDGARRLGPARLPIEPDDVEKAMAK from the coding sequence ATGTTTGCAAAAGAAGTATATGTAAGAAGGCGCAAGACCCTTCTCGACAAGCTTGTCGCAGAGGGCTGCAAAGGAATAGTTCTCTTCATCGGAAACGTAGAGGCCCCGGCCCAGTACAAGGACAACTGCTACAAATGGAGGCAGGACAGCTCCTGGCTGTACTACTTCGGTCTTGACGATCCGCGCTTCGCTGCAACCATCGATATAGAGTCCGGAAAGGAGACGATCTACGCCGACGACGTGGAGATTGGGGACATCATCTGGATGGGACCCCAGCCTACCGTAAAATCCAAGGCCGAGAGCGTCGGAGTCGCCGCCTCCGCTCCTTACATGGACGTATGCAAAGCCGTAGAGAAGGCTGTCTCCGCAGGACGCAAGGTGCATTTCCTTCCTCCATCAAGATACTACAACACAATGATGCTCAAGAGTCTCGTCGGAGAAACCGGAGCCTCTGAACAGCTGATAAAGGCCGTAATCTCCATGCGTCTTATCAAAGAGCCATGCGAAATAGAGCAGCTCGACGACGCCGGAGCCCTCGGGCAGGAAATGCATACGATTGCCAGGGACGGCATAGTGCCGGGAATAATCGAGCAGGAAATAGTCGGCAAGATGGAAGGCGTGACCCTCTCCAAAGGTTGGGGCGTTTCCTTCCCGACGATTCTTACCCAGCACGGCGAGACCCTGCACAACCATCTCCACGACAAGGTCATCGAGCCGGGCAAGCTCATGGTAATCGATGCCGGAGCCGAGAACAACATGCATTACGCATCGGACTATACCAGGACCTATCCTACTTCCGGCAAGTTCACCACGAAGCAGCGCGAGGTCTATCAGATTGTCTGCGATGTCAACAACTACGCATTCAGCCTCACACGTCCGGGAATAACCTATCGCGAGGTACATCTCGCCGCAGCCAAGAAGATGCTCGAAGGCCTGTCTGCTCTCGGACTTGTCAAGGGAGACCTCGACGAGATGACTGCAGCCGGCGTCTGCGGTCTGTTCCAGCCTCACGGCCTCGGCCACAACATGGGTATGGACGTGCATGACATGGAGGATCTCGGCGAAAATCTCGTCGGATACGATCCTGACCAGAAGAGATCGTCCCAGCTCGGCCTGGGCAGTCTCAGGATGGCCCGCCGCCTGAAACCGGGCCATGTAATCACGGACGAACCGGGCATCTACTTCATCCCGGCCCTTATCGAGCAGTGGAAGAAAGAAGGGACAAACAGCCAGTTCGTCAACTTCAAGGCACTTGAGAGTTACTACGACTTCGGAGGAATCCGTCTGGAGGATGACGTTCTCGTTACAGAGGACGGCGCACGCAGACTGGGACCGGCAAGACTTCCTATCGAGCCGGACGACGTCGAAAAAGCTATGGCAAAATGA